The Mus caroli chromosome 9, CAROLI_EIJ_v1.1, whole genome shotgun sequence DNA window AAGCGTGGTTAGATATGGATGAAACATTAAATAATATAAGAATTCCAGAAATTCCTTTAGGCTCTTGTTTATTTGAAAACAGCATTTTATTTACTACCCAGAAGCTCTTATCAACTCAGTTTTAAGGTCTTCAAGCAGAGATAACGTTGCTGGATTATTCTGATAGGTTCCATTACTATTCTCTGATTCCAACAGGAGCATGCAGAAGAAAACTGagtctctctgtgttcttttgtctCCTGTCACTGTCTTCtcagtgtttttctcttttctctactgTTGTTAGGAAGAGCTTCACAGCACATAATCAAATGGCTAATAAGTTCAGTTTTCAAAATTTCATGCTAACTTCTCATTTGTAGTTTATTTCTGCTGAGAACAAAACTAAAAAGTGCTGGAAGATAAACCTAAGTCAATATCTGTGTCCAAGTAGGTATAAgctgaaaaggaaaaagtgaatGTGATGCTGTACAGTATCTAGAATTACTGCCATTGAATCCAGGATTCTGCCACTACGTTGCCTAACCCTCCACTCAGGCCCCGTTCTTTATGTAATATTGTTGTGTTTCAATGTaacaggatagtatttgaaaaataaagatcaCATCTCTCAAACTTCAATTTCCCTTAGGTGAATAAATTGATACATTAGTTAGTGCAGATATTTTATGAGAATATTATTTCAGCCAAGATGATAAAACACTAAGGAGAATAAACATGGGAAGAGGCACAAAATAGAACATTGAAAATAAGGACTCAGAAGCTACTGGTCCAACCATCATACAAAGAAATGAGCAGAAAGTAGAATGAAAAGAATGGTGGACAAGTAGCAGGGCCACATTGTTTTGCATACAGGAAGACTGCTCCATTCTCACATTCTGTggtttatgcatgtgagtacaggtcaGTCTGAGTCAGACAACTGGACCTGGAGGCTCCATCTAACACTTGCTCTCTAGATGTCAAATCTTTGCATCTTAGTCTATAATATTGTACATTTGAGTTGTAATAATATGAGTGTTCTTAAATACAAAGTAGTTTAGAGTAGTCAATGAGCCTATTACATTAGCACTGAAGGGTACCTAAGAATTCACTACTGATCGTTCTTTACAAATGCTTGGGAAGGAAGCACAGAGGATGTAGGACAGTCCACAGTGATGATTTCACCTCCTTATTCCTAAGACTGTAAATTAATGGATTTAGCATAGGGGTGACCAGATTGTTCAGAATCTGAACAGTTGCATCTAACCAAGGACTTGGTGTTGGCCTTAGATAAATGAAAATCACTGGCATGTAAAAGAGCAAAATGGCAGTAAAATGTGCACTGCAGGTAGAGAAGGCTCTATGCCGACCCTCAGTGGAGCGGATCTGTAGGATGGACCGAACTATACAGCTGTAGGAGGTGAGGATGAAGAAGAAGCAACTGAGGGGCATGAGACCCACACTGATGAACCCTACCATCTCCAGGGTCGATGTGTCTGCACAAGCCAGCTTCATCACCACAGGAATATCACAGAAGTAATAGTTCACATCTTTGGGGCCACAGTAGGGCAACTGGAAGGTGAGAGTAGTTAGAAATGTGGAATGAATACAGCCGAAAACTGCTGTCCCCATGGCCAGGAAGGTACAAACTCTATGACTCATTATGACTGAGTAGCGTAGAGGGTGACATATGGCAACAAAACGGTCATAAGCCATCACTGTGTACAGGAAACACTCAGTACCACCCAGGAAGTGGTAGAAGAAGAGCTGGGACACACAACCTGCATAGGAGATGGCTGGAGTATTTCCTGAGAGGTAGAACAGCATCTTGGGAGAACTCACAGACGGGAAAAATATGTCACACACTGACAGCTGGcacaggaagaagtacatgggagtgtgAAGCCGACTGGAGGAGACAATTGCAAGGAGTATGAGCAAGTTCCCCACGAGAGTGAAGATGTAGAAAGACAAAAACAGGACAAAGAGCATGGTCTCCAGACCCTCTGTGTGTGGGATGCCCAGTAGGATAAACTGAGTCACTACTGAAAGGTTCTTCATAGCTTTAAGAATGTTTGAACTTGCAAAGATTAAAAGGCAGCAATCTTGTCCTCAATAtctattaagattttttttctactgagaGCATTGAGTATGCTTTGAGAAGCAAAACATTGCGTTCTTCTGATAAGCAAAACAGTATCTCCACATAAGTATCCGTTACTGTAAATTCATATTGGAGAGTCAATCTACACAGTTTTTAGAAGGGTTGATTCATGAATATAAATGATCGTCTTGTCTTTTACACCAAAGACAGAGGTTAAGAGACATGGCCAAGTATTCTCAAATTAGACAGTGCTTTTCTCGAGTTTATATTCTGAGAACATATGTGTGTTGAACCTTGGTGATATGTTTAAGTAACCTGCTGTCACTATTCATTACCCTCAGCAagacaatagaaaaatattgtgTGAGAAATCATGACATTTGACAGGAGTCCCAAATTTGGTTCTTCTTATCTAGACTAATTAAGATAATTCATCCAATGTGTTTTGTAGTTACCTGCAAAATGAAAAGCAGCATACTTAGTTTACCAACAGCAATGTCAACAAAAATGAACATTGACATATGTTTATAAACTGCTTGAAAGTACCTGGCAAAATTGTTAATAAACTCTAAAGTAAGGTCTTCCTTATCTTTATGAGGCTACAACTTCTAGAAATGCTagcaaagaaaaaagggagacCTTCCTTTTGCCGTTATTCTCAAGCGTTCTTTCGCACATGTGACTATCTATAAACCAACTGCCTCTGAAAGTATTGGCATTATCAATTGTCAGTAACACTGTATATATAGCAACCTTCAAAAGTCTCATGGCTGATAGTCAGAAACTCCCTTTACAAATACTGAGAATATGTACCTCCCATGTATAGACCAGGTAAGAGGGTCCTCCTCTGAGGTATGATCTctcttatattaaaaaaagttCAGCACAAAcccaaataataacaaaaaatgtgACATACCTGAGAATTtgatatggaatatatatatatatatatatatatatatatata harbors:
- the LOC110302144 gene encoding olfactory receptor 149, which translates into the protein MKNLSVVTQFILLGIPHTEGLETMLFVLFLSFYIFTLVGNLLILLAIVSSSRLHTPMYFFLCQLSVCDIFFPSVSSPKMLFYLSGNTPAISYAGCVSQLFFYHFLGGTECFLYTVMAYDRFVAICHPLRYSVIMSHRVCTFLAMGTAVFGCIHSTFLTTLTFQLPYCGPKDVNYYFCDIPVVMKLACADTSTLEMVGFISVGLMPLSCFFFILTSYSCIVRSILQIRSTEGRHRAFSTCSAHFTAILLFYMPVIFIYLRPTPSPWLDATVQILNNLVTPMLNPLIYSLRNKEVKSSLWTVLHPLCFLPKHL